A region from the uncultured Draconibacterium sp. genome encodes:
- a CDS encoding DNA translocase FtsK 4TM domain-containing protein: MAFRTKKKPAKAKKKRTKKRFSLFRNEKLYFLFGLFVLLLAAYLLISFVSFLFYGAADQSLMDSSWSEFLFNTEVKAQNKGMKLGAYLSEVLMNGGFGLASFAFVYLLAISGLRILGRKTGNFLKSILYSLVCIIWFSVALGLFFNKTNAGSAIYWGGHYGFVLSNWLRSLIGVVGLVFLLFISGLAIVVVRFDGVYARLSQLIKRKQETSGAIDTGDSEDEQETAEQLAGEEAITKIIEDDDDVVKAIFESDEDEDQPLDESVEDILEIDDVEPEEEVAENAEVVAAKEDEDLALTVEPKHQEEESDEIKPDELEDYDPTLDLASFKFPTLDLLEDHKFGNAEVKNEELVANKNKIVETLRHYKIEITKIRATIGPTITLYEIVPAPGVRISKIKNLEDDIALSLAALGIRIIAPIPGRGTIGIEVPNQNPETVSMHSIIRSKRFQESSAELPVALGKTISNETFMFDLVKMPHILVAGATGQGKSVGINVIITSLLYKKHPSQLKFVFIDPKKVELNIYSVLEKHYLAKLPDAEEPVITDIQKVKNTLNSINVEMDARYDLLKAAQARNIKEYNKKFISRRLNPDKGHRYMPYIVVIIDEFADLIMTAGKEIELPIARIAQLARAVGIHMVIATQRPSTNIITGVIKANFPARIAFKVASMIDSRTILDSPGANQLIGRGDMLIAQGSEMTRVQCAFVDTPEVENICDFISEQRGYPTAFLLPEYVGEEEVAPGDVDLKNRDELFDDAARVVVLNQMGSTSMIQRKFSIGYNRAGRLMDQLEAAGIVGPSEGSKARQVLLQDEYSLEQLLNNL, translated from the coding sequence ATGGCATTTAGAACAAAGAAAAAGCCTGCTAAAGCGAAAAAAAAGCGCACAAAAAAACGTTTTTCACTATTCAGGAATGAGAAATTGTATTTTCTGTTTGGTTTGTTTGTGCTGCTACTGGCCGCTTATTTGCTTATTTCCTTTGTGTCGTTTTTATTTTATGGTGCTGCCGACCAAAGCCTCATGGATTCAAGCTGGTCGGAGTTTTTATTTAATACCGAAGTAAAGGCGCAAAACAAGGGAATGAAACTGGGAGCTTATCTTTCAGAGGTTCTCATGAATGGTGGTTTCGGATTGGCTTCGTTTGCTTTTGTTTATCTGCTGGCCATATCGGGGCTTCGCATTCTTGGCCGCAAAACCGGTAATTTCTTAAAAAGTATTTTGTACAGCCTGGTTTGTATTATTTGGTTTTCAGTGGCACTGGGCTTGTTTTTTAATAAAACAAATGCCGGCTCGGCTATATACTGGGGCGGGCATTACGGCTTTGTTTTAAGTAACTGGCTACGTTCGCTTATTGGTGTTGTTGGGCTTGTTTTCTTATTGTTCATTTCAGGATTAGCCATTGTGGTTGTGCGTTTTGATGGTGTGTATGCTCGTTTATCGCAACTTATTAAACGTAAACAGGAAACATCCGGGGCAATTGATACTGGTGATTCAGAAGATGAGCAGGAAACTGCAGAACAGTTGGCTGGTGAAGAAGCCATAACAAAAATAATTGAAGACGATGACGATGTGGTAAAAGCCATTTTTGAATCGGATGAAGACGAAGACCAGCCATTGGATGAATCGGTGGAGGATATCCTTGAAATTGATGACGTTGAGCCGGAAGAAGAAGTTGCAGAAAATGCGGAGGTAGTTGCGGCAAAAGAGGATGAAGACCTTGCTCTAACGGTTGAGCCCAAACACCAGGAAGAAGAATCGGATGAAATTAAACCCGATGAGCTGGAAGATTACGATCCAACACTTGATTTGGCAAGTTTTAAATTTCCAACGCTTGATTTACTCGAGGATCATAAGTTTGGAAATGCCGAAGTAAAAAATGAAGAGTTGGTAGCCAATAAAAATAAAATTGTTGAAACGCTGCGGCACTATAAAATCGAGATTACAAAAATCAGGGCAACCATAGGTCCAACAATTACTTTGTACGAAATAGTTCCGGCACCCGGGGTACGCATATCAAAAATTAAAAACCTTGAAGATGATATTGCATTAAGCCTTGCTGCACTCGGAATACGTATTATTGCCCCAATACCGGGGCGCGGAACTATTGGTATTGAAGTGCCCAATCAGAACCCGGAGACTGTTTCAATGCATTCAATAATCCGGTCAAAGAGATTTCAGGAAAGTTCTGCCGAATTACCGGTTGCCTTGGGTAAAACCATATCAAACGAAACCTTTATGTTCGACCTGGTAAAAATGCCACACATTTTGGTGGCCGGGGCAACAGGTCAAGGTAAGTCGGTGGGTATTAATGTTATTATTACTTCATTGCTCTATAAAAAGCATCCTTCGCAATTGAAGTTTGTTTTTATCGATCCGAAAAAAGTTGAACTCAATATTTATTCGGTGCTTGAAAAGCATTATCTGGCCAAGTTGCCCGATGCCGAAGAACCGGTAATTACTGATATTCAGAAAGTAAAGAATACGCTGAATTCCATAAACGTAGAAATGGATGCACGTTACGATTTACTTAAGGCAGCACAGGCACGAAACATTAAGGAGTACAATAAGAAGTTTATTTCACGACGATTGAATCCCGATAAAGGGCACCGTTATATGCCGTATATAGTTGTTATTATTGACGAGTTTGCAGATTTAATAATGACAGCCGGGAAAGAAATAGAATTGCCAATTGCACGGATTGCCCAGTTGGCCCGGGCCGTTGGAATACACATGGTAATTGCTACACAGCGGCCATCAACAAATATTATTACAGGAGTTATTAAGGCAAACTTCCCGGCACGAATTGCCTTTAAAGTGGCTTCAATGATTGATTCGCGTACCATTTTAGATAGTCCGGGAGCAAACCAGTTAATAGGGCGGGGAGACATGTTAATAGCCCAGGGCAGCGAAATGACACGTGTGCAATGTGCTTTTGTTGATACGCCTGAAGTGGAAAATATTTGCGATTTTATTTCTGAACAAAGAGGTTACCCAACCGCATTTTTGCTGCCGGAATACGTGGGCGAGGAGGAAGTAGCTCCCGGAGATGTAGATTTGAAAAACAGAGACGAATTATTTGATGATGCCGCACGAGTGGTGGTATTAAATCAAATGGGATCAACCTCGATGATACAACGTAAATTTTCAATAGGCTATAACCGGGCCGGACGATTAATGGACCAGCTGGAAGCAGCCGGTATTGTTGGCCCAAGCGAAGGAAGTAAAGCACGGCAAGTATTACTACAGGATGAATACAGTTTGGAACAGTTATTGAATAACTTATAG
- a CDS encoding Gfo/Idh/MocA family oxidoreductase, translating to MKRRNFIRNLSLSASGAIMVPTIVKASALGRNGSVAANDRIELVLVGCAGMGSANLLNLLKDKGVECVALCDVDSTRIAKQKAKLTEKGHASSQKEFEDYRELLAWNAFDAAVIAVPDHWHAILYSTFANHKKDVYGEKPLVRKLREGRIVADAVKENNIIWQTGSWQRSTENFAKACELVQSGVLGEIEKIEVGLPNFDKKVGMPPKIDVPDGLNWDLWLGPAPKKPYRGVSHWNWRWIMDYSGGQLTDWIGHHCDIAMWSMDLSHTGPTEIKADAKFAKGDYFDVPHEFDIDAKFENGLYMNIANADKLKHGMGVCWYGEKGWIHVNRGNKLAASDEKLLSVTIPESVTKFRSGNGTHWADFINGVRTRQQPIANVEAAHRAVSVALLGEIAYLADEKLKWDPKAEKLIGASSEANAMLARDYRSPWSLKGL from the coding sequence ATGAAAAGAAGAAATTTTATTCGAAATCTTTCGTTAAGTGCTTCCGGTGCTATTATGGTACCAACCATAGTTAAAGCCTCTGCCCTTGGCAGAAATGGCTCGGTTGCTGCAAACGACAGAATTGAACTTGTTTTGGTGGGATGTGCCGGAATGGGAAGTGCTAATCTTTTAAATTTATTGAAAGATAAAGGTGTTGAATGTGTGGCACTTTGCGATGTGGATTCTACTCGTATTGCCAAGCAAAAGGCAAAATTAACCGAAAAGGGGCATGCAAGCTCACAAAAAGAATTTGAAGATTATCGCGAATTGTTGGCCTGGAATGCTTTTGATGCAGCAGTTATTGCTGTACCCGACCACTGGCATGCGATTTTGTACAGCACCTTTGCTAATCATAAAAAAGATGTTTATGGCGAAAAACCGCTGGTACGCAAGTTGCGCGAAGGCCGCATTGTTGCCGATGCTGTTAAAGAGAACAATATTATTTGGCAAACCGGTAGCTGGCAGCGGAGTACGGAAAACTTTGCAAAAGCTTGCGAATTGGTTCAGAGTGGGGTACTTGGAGAGATTGAAAAAATTGAAGTTGGACTGCCTAATTTTGATAAAAAAGTAGGTATGCCACCAAAAATTGATGTCCCCGATGGCCTGAACTGGGACTTATGGTTAGGGCCTGCTCCTAAAAAACCATACCGTGGTGTGAGTCATTGGAACTGGCGGTGGATTATGGATTATTCGGGAGGACAGCTTACCGACTGGATTGGTCACCATTGCGATATTGCAATGTGGTCGATGGATTTGAGCCATACTGGGCCAACAGAAATAAAAGCTGATGCCAAGTTTGCTAAAGGCGATTATTTTGATGTGCCGCATGAGTTTGATATTGATGCCAAATTTGAAAATGGCCTTTATATGAATATTGCCAATGCTGACAAATTAAAACACGGAATGGGTGTGTGCTGGTATGGCGAAAAAGGTTGGATACATGTGAACCGCGGCAACAAGTTGGCAGCCAGCGACGAGAAACTGCTTTCTGTAACAATTCCTGAAAGTGTAACTAAATTCAGATCGGGCAATGGCACCCATTGGGCCGATTTCATCAACGGAGTGCGTACGCGCCAACAACCTATTGCAAATGTTGAGGCAGCGCACCGTGCTGTTTCAGTAGCCTTGCTTGGCGAAATAGCATACCTTGCCGATGAGAAACTAAAATGGGATCCAAAAGCGGAAAAACTTATTGGCGCATCCAGCGAGGCAAATGCTATGCTGGCCAGAGATTACCGTTCGCCATGGAGCCTTAAAGGATTGTAA
- the aroQ gene encoding type II 3-dehydroquinate dehydratase yields the protein MKLLIINGPNLNLLGVREKSIYGTESFKSYYEQLKKRFPKADLGYFQSNVEGEIINTLHEHGFSSDGIIINAGAYTHTSVAIRDAIAGIKTPVIEVHISNTLTREDFRHKSLIGPVCQGCIMGFGLESYRLAIQSFVNC from the coding sequence ATGAAGCTCTTGATTATCAATGGACCAAATTTAAACCTGCTGGGTGTTCGGGAAAAGTCGATTTATGGAACAGAAAGTTTTAAAAGTTACTATGAACAACTAAAAAAAAGGTTCCCTAAGGCAGACTTAGGCTATTTTCAATCGAATGTTGAAGGAGAGATTATTAACACCCTACACGAGCATGGATTTTCAAGCGACGGCATAATAATCAATGCCGGTGCTTACACCCACACTTCTGTAGCTATACGCGATGCTATTGCCGGCATTAAAACACCGGTTATAGAGGTACATATATCCAACACCCTAACACGCGAAGATTTCAGGCATAAATCATTAATAGGCCCGGTATGTCAAGGATGTATTATGGGTTTTGGTCTGGAATCATATCGATTGGCAATTCAAAGTTTTGTAAATTGCTGA
- the pyk gene encoding pyruvate kinase yields MRQTKIVATISDQRCDVDFIQSLFDAGMNVARINTAHVTTESGKMMVDNVRAVSDKIAILVDTKGPEIRTCQTLSDTVVEQGEYVTLSYSTGVLDNVKNICVNYKGFVNDLKVGNKILVDDGDIEFVVEEKHIQYLLCKVGNSGVVKKRKSINVPGVEIKLPSLTERDIEFIRFAVENKLDFIAHSFVRNKEDVSEVQKILDDLNSPIKIIAKIENLEGVNKIDEILEHAYGIMVARGDLGIELPEEKIPAVQRNLVRRAILHQKPVIIATQMLHTMIEHPRPTRAEVSDVASAIYMGTDAVMLSGETAYGKYPVEAIKAMAKIAQEVEPDRDRRELTVPLKADIPAYLAQSAIRAARELKPDAIITSTTTGKTGRYLSSHRSIFPVFVKCHSQRVVRELALSFGVHPSYLETKKNKMKIQKAAVQELVNEGTINLDDLVIYVGGRFGEDAGASFIEISTADKLFLKPQELR; encoded by the coding sequence ATGAGACAGACCAAAATTGTTGCAACAATATCCGATCAGCGATGTGATGTTGATTTTATTCAATCGCTATTTGATGCGGGAATGAACGTAGCCCGCATAAACACCGCTCATGTTACTACCGAAAGCGGTAAAATGATGGTTGATAATGTGCGTGCGGTATCAGATAAAATTGCCATTCTTGTTGACACCAAAGGCCCCGAAATCAGAACATGCCAAACCTTGTCTGATACAGTAGTTGAACAAGGAGAATATGTAACCTTGTCCTACTCAACCGGAGTGCTGGATAATGTGAAAAACATTTGTGTAAACTACAAGGGCTTTGTTAACGATTTAAAAGTTGGAAATAAAATTCTGGTAGACGATGGTGACATTGAATTTGTAGTTGAAGAAAAACATATTCAGTATTTACTATGTAAAGTAGGCAACTCTGGTGTGGTAAAAAAACGCAAGAGTATAAATGTTCCGGGAGTAGAAATTAAATTGCCATCGTTAACTGAACGCGATATTGAGTTTATCCGCTTTGCTGTTGAAAACAAACTTGATTTTATTGCCCATTCATTTGTTCGAAATAAAGAAGATGTTAGTGAGGTTCAAAAAATTCTGGATGATTTGAACAGTCCAATAAAAATTATCGCCAAAATTGAGAACCTGGAAGGAGTGAACAAAATTGATGAGATATTAGAACACGCCTATGGAATAATGGTAGCTCGTGGAGACCTTGGAATTGAGTTACCGGAAGAAAAAATTCCGGCTGTTCAGCGTAACCTTGTTCGTCGCGCCATACTTCATCAGAAGCCGGTAATTATTGCCACACAAATGCTTCATACGATGATTGAACACCCACGACCAACCCGTGCGGAGGTAAGCGATGTTGCCAGTGCAATTTATATGGGTACCGACGCGGTGATGCTTAGTGGAGAAACAGCTTACGGGAAGTATCCGGTAGAAGCCATTAAAGCGATGGCCAAAATTGCCCAGGAGGTTGAACCAGATCGCGACCGACGCGAACTCACTGTCCCCTTAAAAGCTGATATTCCGGCTTATCTGGCTCAATCAGCCATTAGGGCAGCCCGCGAATTAAAACCCGATGCCATTATCACATCAACTACAACAGGCAAAACCGGACGATATCTGTCTTCGCACCGTTCTATCTTTCCGGTATTTGTAAAATGCCATTCGCAGCGTGTTGTGCGAGAACTGGCGCTTTCTTTTGGCGTACACCCGTCATACCTGGAAACCAAAAAGAATAAAATGAAAATCCAAAAAGCGGCTGTTCAGGAACTTGTGAACGAAGGAACAATTAATCTTGACGACCTGGTTATCTATGTGGGCGGACGATTTGGTGAGGATGCCGGAGCTTCATTCATCGAAATCTCAACTGCCGATAAACTATTTTTAAAACCACAGGAACTGCGTTAG
- a CDS encoding outer membrane lipoprotein carrier protein LolA, with protein MNKRLLLMVAFFVVATTGWAQQDAKAKQILDEVSAKTKNITAMSASFIFSMVNEEMEIDETNAGTIKIKGRKYTVQLPDLGVKVFSDGETIWNYMEDGNQVTISNIDDEGSELMDPSSLFSIYERGFRSEFVAEKTADGKSLYQLNLFPDTEEYDVTKIEVTIDKATMMIYAATLYSTDGNLYGIQVKQMDTNIDLADADFIFDASKYDDVEVIDFR; from the coding sequence ATGAATAAAAGATTATTGTTAATGGTTGCATTTTTTGTAGTGGCAACCACGGGGTGGGCACAACAAGATGCAAAAGCAAAACAAATTTTGGATGAGGTTAGCGCAAAAACAAAAAACATAACTGCCATGTCGGCAAGTTTTATTTTTTCAATGGTTAACGAAGAAATGGAAATTGATGAAACAAATGCCGGTACCATAAAAATTAAAGGACGGAAATACACCGTTCAATTGCCCGATTTAGGCGTAAAAGTATTTTCTGATGGCGAAACCATATGGAATTATATGGAAGACGGAAACCAGGTTACTATTTCGAATATTGATGATGAAGGCAGCGAGCTAATGGATCCCTCGTCGTTGTTTAGCATTTATGAACGAGGTTTTCGATCGGAGTTTGTAGCAGAAAAAACAGCCGACGGAAAAAGTTTGTATCAGCTTAACCTGTTTCCCGACACTGAAGAATATGATGTGACAAAAATAGAAGTAACCATTGATAAAGCCACCATGATGATTTATGCGGCAACCTTGTATAGTACCGATGGAAATTTATACGGAATACAGGTGAAGCAAATGGATACAAACATAGATTTGGCTGATGCTGATTTTATTTTTGATGCATCAAAATACGATGATGTTGAGGTGATTGATTTTCGTTAA
- a CDS encoding carbamate kinase, with product MKKRAVVALGGNAILRGDEEGTIVQQEKNVTETLENLIHLINDGYELVITHGNGPQVGNILMRNDAGEQMYGIAPMPLNICVADSQGGIGFMIERMMRNVLNKHGINKNVISMVTLVEIQENDPAFQAPSKRVGKVYSKEEADKLNAQKGWLFKSTTKGKGGFRRVVPSPTPVDIVNKEIIRQLLENGNIVIAAGGGGIPVYFDENKDVRTLDAVIDKDMASSLLATNIEADELYILTDVAFIYKDYGLETQEKLEFLNYADTQKHLENGTFAEGTMEPKIRACLNFIKNGGTKSIITEAKKLEDKSYGSKITMHYED from the coding sequence ATGAAAAAAAGAGCCGTTGTTGCTTTAGGCGGAAACGCGATACTTCGTGGTGACGAGGAAGGTACTATTGTTCAACAGGAAAAAAATGTTACTGAAACCCTTGAGAACCTTATACATTTAATAAATGATGGCTACGAGCTGGTAATAACACATGGCAACGGGCCGCAGGTTGGTAATATTTTAATGCGTAACGATGCCGGTGAACAAATGTATGGCATAGCTCCCATGCCCCTAAATATTTGTGTAGCCGACTCGCAAGGTGGAATTGGTTTTATGATTGAACGCATGATGCGCAATGTATTAAACAAACATGGCATCAATAAAAACGTAATCTCCATGGTTACGCTGGTTGAAATACAGGAAAACGATCCTGCTTTTCAAGCACCATCAAAAAGAGTGGGGAAAGTGTACAGTAAAGAAGAAGCTGATAAATTAAATGCGCAAAAAGGATGGCTTTTTAAATCAACAACAAAAGGAAAAGGAGGCTTCAGAAGGGTTGTACCTTCGCCCACACCGGTTGATATCGTAAATAAGGAAATTATCAGGCAGTTGCTGGAAAACGGCAATATTGTAATTGCTGCCGGGGGTGGTGGCATTCCGGTTTACTTTGATGAAAACAAGGATGTGAGAACACTGGATGCCGTAATTGACAAGGATATGGCATCGAGCCTGCTTGCCACAAATATTGAAGCGGATGAGCTTTACATTTTAACTGATGTAGCCTTTATTTACAAAGATTATGGACTGGAAACACAAGAAAAACTGGAGTTTTTAAATTATGCCGACACCCAAAAACACCTCGAAAATGGTACATTTGCTGAAGGCACAATGGAACCTAAAATAAGGGCTTGTCTGAATTTTATAAAAAACGGGGGCACAAAAAGTATTATTACTGAGGCCAAAAAGCTTGAAGACAAAAGTTACGGATCAAAAATTACTATGCATTACGAAGATTAA
- a CDS encoding ion channel, translated as MSKSNHNNFYDLVHLRRFEILLFSFFILLFGDLFIVTKVDLFPFLVAQNVVASLLIFHNRLRKKLFFLLVIILLVALELCSSVVIIPNTKLAFFLTYIVYFAFLSVNVYRQVLFSKEVSIGMIAAVLCGFIILGLTGGFIFSMIEYLQPHSFNNIAVGVAYVSDLIYFSFITILSIGYGDITPATQIAQKTALLFGLLGYFYGVVVIGVIIGKYLARK; from the coding sequence ATGAGTAAATCTAATCACAACAACTTTTATGATCTCGTACATTTGCGCAGGTTCGAAATATTACTGTTTAGTTTTTTTATTTTACTGTTCGGCGATCTGTTTATAGTTACCAAGGTAGATTTATTTCCGTTTTTGGTAGCACAAAATGTTGTTGCCAGTTTGCTAATTTTTCATAACCGCCTGAGGAAAAAACTGTTTTTCTTGTTGGTAATTATTTTACTTGTGGCACTCGAATTATGTAGTTCGGTTGTGATTATACCCAACACTAAACTAGCATTCTTTCTTACCTATATTGTGTACTTTGCATTTCTTTCTGTAAACGTGTACCGACAGGTACTTTTTTCGAAAGAAGTGAGTATTGGAATGATAGCTGCCGTACTTTGTGGTTTTATTATTTTAGGATTAACCGGTGGGTTCATTTTTTCAATGATTGAATACCTGCAGCCCCATTCGTTTAATAATATTGCAGTGGGGGTAGCCTATGTTTCAGACCTTATATATTTTAGTTTTATAACTATTTTATCTATTGGCTACGGCGATATCACACCGGCAACCCAAATTGCTCAAAAAACAGCCTTGCTGTTTGGTCTGTTAGGATATTTTTATGGGGTAGTGGTAATTGGTGTTATTATTGGGAAATATTTGGCTCGTAAGTAA
- the xerD gene encoding site-specific tyrosine recombinase XerD translates to MKWEECKQGYENYLKLEKSLSQNSIAAYINDINKLEDFFNNNFKGVNPDKVVLKQLKSFVEWLNDRGVSPRTQARTISGIKSFYKYLLIEEKITSDPTALLESPKIGRKLPDILSMEEIDTLINAIDLKKSEGQRNKAMLETLYSCGLRVSELVNLKITNLFFEQGFIKIEGKADKERLVPVSGRAIEEINKYLSNYRKNLRVNKDSENILFLNRRGRKLSRVMIFTIIKNLAAKVKLDKKISPHTFRHSFATHLINGGADLRAVQEMLGHESILTTEIYTHLDRDYLKSTIHQFHPRS, encoded by the coding sequence ATGAAATGGGAGGAATGTAAACAAGGATACGAGAATTATTTAAAGTTGGAGAAATCATTATCGCAGAACTCAATTGCGGCCTACATCAACGACATAAACAAGCTGGAAGATTTCTTTAATAATAATTTTAAAGGTGTTAATCCGGATAAAGTTGTTTTAAAGCAGCTAAAAAGTTTTGTGGAATGGTTAAACGATAGAGGGGTAAGTCCGAGAACACAAGCCAGAACCATTTCCGGGATAAAATCCTTTTATAAGTACCTGTTAATCGAAGAAAAAATAACAAGCGATCCGACAGCCTTGCTTGAATCGCCAAAAATAGGACGTAAGCTGCCGGATATTTTATCGATGGAAGAGATTGATACCCTTATCAACGCTATCGACCTAAAAAAATCTGAGGGACAGCGAAATAAAGCGATGTTGGAAACCCTTTACAGCTGTGGCTTGCGGGTTTCGGAATTGGTTAATCTTAAAATTACCAACTTATTTTTTGAGCAGGGGTTTATAAAAATTGAAGGAAAAGCAGATAAGGAAAGATTGGTGCCCGTAAGCGGGCGGGCAATAGAAGAAATAAACAAGTACCTAAGCAATTATCGAAAAAATTTGCGGGTTAATAAAGACAGTGAAAATATTCTGTTCTTAAACCGCAGAGGAAGAAAATTGAGCCGTGTCATGATATTTACCATAATTAAAAATCTGGCAGCAAAAGTAAAACTCGATAAAAAAATCAGTCCTCATACTTTCAGGCATTCATTTGCCACTCACCTAATTAACGGTGGAGCCGATTTGCGAGCAGTTCAGGAAATGCTGGGACATGAATCGATTTTAACTACGGAGATTTATACACATCTCGACAGAGATTATTTGAAGTCGACTATACATCAGTTTCATCCAAGGTCGTAG
- the argF gene encoding ornithine carbamoyltransferase: MAYNVKNRNFLKLLDFSTQEINHLLELSESLKKAKYAGTEQALLCGKNIALIFEKASTRTRCAFEVAAYDQGAKVTYLGPSGSQIGQKESMKDTARVLGRMYDGIEYRGFEQDIVEELGKYAGVPVWNGLTNEFHPTQILADFLTMKEHSNKPLSEVKFCYLGDARNNMGNSLMVGAAKLGMDFRAAAPKACQPTEELQAQCRKIAAQTGGKITITADVATAVKDCDFLYTDVWVSMGEPDEVWEERIKLLLPYQVNKKVVELTGNPQVKFLHCLPAFHNRETKIGEQIYQKFGLEAMEVTDEVFESEASLVFDEAENRMHTIKAVMVATLA; this comes from the coding sequence ATGGCTTACAACGTAAAAAACAGGAACTTTTTAAAATTACTGGATTTTTCTACTCAAGAAATCAATCACCTGCTTGAGCTTTCAGAAAGTTTAAAAAAAGCAAAATACGCCGGTACAGAACAAGCATTGCTTTGTGGTAAAAATATTGCCCTTATTTTCGAAAAAGCGTCTACCCGAACTCGTTGTGCGTTTGAGGTAGCAGCCTACGACCAGGGCGCAAAAGTTACTTACCTGGGACCATCAGGCTCGCAAATCGGACAAAAAGAATCGATGAAAGATACTGCTCGTGTTTTAGGACGGATGTACGACGGCATTGAATACCGCGGTTTTGAACAGGATATTGTTGAAGAATTAGGAAAATATGCCGGGGTACCGGTATGGAACGGCCTGACCAATGAGTTTCACCCAACACAAATTCTGGCCGATTTTTTAACCATGAAGGAACACAGCAACAAACCGCTCTCGGAAGTTAAATTCTGTTACCTTGGCGATGCCCGTAACAATATGGGAAACTCGTTAATGGTGGGAGCTGCCAAATTAGGAATGGACTTTAGGGCAGCAGCGCCAAAAGCCTGCCAACCAACCGAAGAACTACAGGCTCAATGCCGTAAAATTGCGGCCCAAACCGGTGGTAAAATTACAATTACTGCAGACGTAGCTACTGCGGTAAAAGATTGTGATTTTTTGTATACCGACGTGTGGGTTTCGATGGGCGAACCAGATGAAGTATGGGAAGAACGAATTAAACTGTTACTGCCCTACCAGGTAAATAAAAAGGTAGTGGAACTTACCGGAAATCCTCAGGTAAAGTTTCTGCACTGCCTGCCTGCATTTCATAACCGCGAAACAAAAATTGGCGAGCAGATCTATCAAAAATTCGGGCTTGAAGCAATGGAAGTTACCGATGAAGTTTTTGAAAGCGAAGCCTCCCTGGTTTTTGATGAAGCCGAAAATCGGATGCATACCATTAAAGCTGTTATGGTAGCTACCCTTGCTTAA